The genomic region TACCGCGACTCCACCCAGATTCATGGGCGCATGATATCATATGTGACACGAGGTTTTCTGATGATGACCGTGCAAAAATTACAACAATTATGTGGTCAATCTGACACTCCCGAAACCGCATCAAGCATGGGGAAGAAGGGCGTGATCCGGCAGCCACTATCCGATCTACTAAGGAGGCTATTGCACTCCTGAACCTTCCGCGCGAGGTAGCTGAGACCCTGCCAGGATTTGGATGGCGGCCACCTGAGGGAGAAGTGGTTAAAATCACCACAGATGGTGCGCTTAACTTTGAAGACGGTCGAGGTGGAGCAGGAGGGGTTGCTCGCTAGGTCAGGGCTCTACTAGGCTCCTGGTGCAAGCCTTACACGGGGATCTTGAATCCTCGTATCATCGAAGCTTTTTCACTGCGAGATGGAGTTCTGCTTGCTACCTTAAGGGGACTCTCGCATGTGATCATGGAAGTGGATTGCATGGAGCTGGTGATGCTCTGGAAAACCCGCCACAATTCTCGTTCAGTTGTGGCCCCTATCTTGCTAGAAATAGGAGAGCTTAGCAATAGTTTTACTTTATTTAATGTTCAACATGTAAACCGGTCGGCAAATCTTCCTACGCATCTCTGTGCTAAACATGCATGCACACTGAATGTAACAGATTGCTGGCTAGAGgacactcctagcttccttgtgacCAGTCTATTGGCTGATTGTCCGGAAAATGCTTTTCTCTGAATAAAGCTCTCTGAATTTGCCCACAAAAAAGGGAGGGCTTCCTCCACGACACGTTGGCGTCCCGCTAGCCAGACAAAAGGAAGAAGTGAGGGGGCCATTTGAGCAAGATTGACACCATCTATCCGCCAGTCAGTCAAGAAAAAGTGACCTAGCTAGAGTCATCTCCCAAGGTACACTTCAAGGATGATAAGAACACTCCACCGCCTCCGGAGAATCATTGGAAGCCTGGACCAAGGCTTGTCGTCGGCGATTCTGTCCATCCATCGCCAATGCATCCGTAGGGTCTGGCACATGAAACTTATACTACAGTCGAATGATTGTGCTCAATTGTGTAGTGAGTGTCCTAGTCATATTGAAATTGACTAATCCTTCCGTTCTTGCTAAACAGATTTATCCCAGTGCCTTCCATTCTCAAAGCGCCGCTAAATCATCACGCGCGATGACTGTAGTAACTACACACCCCATAACCGTTGTCAAGAACTGTATCagctttttttgtttctttcagaAGAGTATGGACTTCTCAAGAGGGTGAAACTGAGCTCGGGAAGGAAGGTGATGCGCATGTGTGTATATATAAACAAAGACTATGTACTAACAAGAAGATGTCAAGGTAGATGGTAGTGTAGTGTTTGGTAGATGGAGTGGGATGAATATGCATTGGTAACGATTGACGGGGGCCACGGAGTTAGGGACCACCAATTAAGCAGGCAGTGAACAAAAAATGTGCTTCTTCATTTTTGTTCTTTCCGGAAACCGCTTCAAAGCTAATGTTCATGATTCAAAAGGAAAAATGTCGTCGAGGCATTTGTAGCTCCACTCACACGATGCAATTCCACATGTGTATATGTAAATGTATTGCTTTATATTTTCGTTGAGCAAAGAAAGGTTGTAATTATATGGTTATATCCGAAAACATATATTATGGATGGCCTAAAGCACTCGTGGTATGGCTATGAACGTGATTCTTCGAAGCCAAAGTAGAGTGTGGTTCGGAATCGGGGTTGAACTCTGAATGCTGCCTGATCTAGTCTGTTCCGAACCTCCTCATATACAAATGCGACCCCAACCTTTTTTATTTGCGTGATTTGGTTGGCTAAGTTTAACCTAAGAGGAAAATTAGTCATCGTGCTCATGCTCGTGGTGATAATATATCTACAAAGCATAAAATATTGATTGTTACTAGTGGATCGTTGTAATTGGCTAGCTCACATGACTTGCAAACTTATTACACTCGAAGGATTGTGCTCAATTGTGTGGTAAGTGTCCTAGTCATGTTCAAATTGACTGGACCTTCCTTTCCTGCTAAATAGATGTATCCCAGTGCCTTCCATTCTCAAAGCTCCGTTGACTCATAACATGTGATGACTTTAGCAAGTACTCATATCACATCATCCGCAAAAAAGAAGTACTCATATCCCATAACCGTGGCTGAGAACTATATCGGTTTTTGTGTTTCTTTCCAAAGAGTATGAACTTCTCAAGAGGGTGAAAGTGAGCTGAGGAATGAAGGTGATGCAcacgtgtgtgtgtgtatatagacGATAACTATGTATTGACAAGAAGATGTCACAGTAGATGGCAGTGTAGTACTTTGGTGGATGAAGTGACATGAATATGCATTGGTGATGAGGGACACGAAGATAGGGACCATAGCAGGCAGTGAACGGAAAATGCGCTTCTTCGTCTATGTTCTCTCTGGAAACCACTTTAAGGCTAACTTTTGATTCAAAAGCAAAAATTTCTTGGAGGCAGTTCTAGCTCCACGCACACGATGCAATGCCACGTGTGTATACCTAAATGTACTACTTTCTACTTTCATTGAGAAAAGAAAGGTTGTAATTATATGGTGAGATCCGAAAACATATCTTGTGGATGGCCTAAAACACTCGTGGTATGGCTATGAACGTGAGTCCCCGAACCCAAAGTAGAGTGTGGTTCAGAATCGGGGTTGAACTCTGAACGCTGTCGTCCTTCATGTTTGAACGCCTGTTCAGAATCGCCTTcgtagtccccccccccccccccccctcgatgcCCCAACCAACCTAAAAGCACCCACGATCACCGGCGTGCACCATTCCTGAGTCTGCTCGAGCTTCGTCCGACGGCATCACATCCTATAGCCGCCCCTCCCGTCCACCCCACCAAACCCTATCCCCAGCAGTCGCCATGCATGGGTAGCGGAGAGGGCCTTGTCTCGCCGCGCTCAGCCTCCAGGCGCCACTGCCGGCCACCCGGTGATGACGCAGACGAGGCCTCCTCCCTGAAGCGCCATAAGTGTAGCCATCATTGTCATCACCACCGCCACAGCCACGGTCAAAGCCACGGGGATAGGGGAGATCAGCAGGCGGGCTCACGACCGTGGATGTCGGCGACGAAGCCGAGGGAGGGCGAGGTAGAGGAGGGTGAAATACTAGCCGTCGCCGCCTCAACGGGACCGGATGCCGACTTCGGCAAGGCGGGGTCGGTGTTCGGCGGTCTGGCACCTGCTCCGGTCTGCTTCGAACCCCCGTCCTTTGCGTCTCCATTTGGTATAGGTTATTTTCATTACCATTTTCCACTGATCCATGATAAGTTGTTGATTTATTGTGTGAATTTTGTTGGAGCTGGTgcgatgtttttttttcttttttgtatgtTGTTGGCACACACAACATTATTTGGTACAATGGCAGAGGATTTACAAATTAACAAATAAAATCTGGTTTTAGTAACTTCTATAGGAAGGCGCGTTGTTAGCCAATAAGTGAAACTGAGTATTACATGGCGATTCCATTAATTTATTCAAAGTTCCAGTAGTGCTTATTTGGTTACTTGGAAGCACATATATTATACACCGGCACAAAAAGCAGCAGCTATTGTTTAGTTTCCTCTGAGATAATAAATCAAGGACAGCTTACTCTGATCTACGCATTTTGCTGCACAATAAAAAAGGAATATTGATGTACTACACTGCAGTAGAGCAAAGTTTATTTTTGAATATTGTAGTTCGACATTTTTTTTGACGGTATTATGCTCACAATCCTCGTGGGCAATGTCCCTTTAAAGATGCCTTTTCGTCCCTTATTTTTGTCTTTAAGTATAGACCATAAATATTAGTTGCTCTTAAATTATCACCCTTCACCAAATTTCTCAACTACACTGTGACACATACATGTGAGATTTTTTTTGTTGAAACTTTTGAAGCTTCAAAGCTAAAAATCAGATAAATGAAGTACATTTGACATGgtgtaaaaaattaaaaaattcctTTGAGTTTCTTGCAAGAAGTACGTAAAGGTATTGTTCATGTGTTCATGAGTAATTTTCTATTGCATTTATGGGTTTGACTAGGTTTGTTTATTCACCACACATGTGTGACGCTCGACACCACAAATTTTTAATGAAAAATCCGAAAGTATAGAACTCACCTCTTCTTGCTTGTGAGAATTCACACCTACCTTACCTAACCACACTACAGCATTTCATACATAGTTGGGAGCCCATGTTATTTATTTATACGCCACTCCTTCCAATCTTCATTGCCTTGATTCCACAAATCTATGTTTTTTGCATGGCAATAACTCGTGTAATGAATACATGAATAATGAACTCTACAAAGTAATATCAAGAAGTTTAGGAtaggagaaaactcctttttaatGATAAATTCTTGTCTAGCAGTATAGTAGTCAAATGTTcagtgggaggaggaggagtaggaaaATACAAGTTTAATAAAGTACAAGTTTCATCAACGAAAGATATCACGAGGGATGACTCAACATGAAGATGTGCTAGTTTAGGGGATTGTCGTGGATGGAACGTAATGCACATAACACTACAGTTACCCTCTATACATCGTGACAACTTGCAACTTTGTAAGCATGAGGTTTCATAGTGTTTCATATATTAAACATAAATTCCATTATTGCATATGTTAAGTTGATAATTTTTTTGACATCGATGTATACTCAACAAGAGACAAATGTAACTGAAATAAACCCGGAACACTATATACAAATGAACACCCCCGGCCTTTACTCTATGATTTTGTTGCTTAACTGCAACCTAAGAGAAAATTGATCAGCGCGCTCATGCTCATGGTGATCCTATATTTACATAACACGGGATGATTGAGTGTCAGTGGTGGATCAAAGTAAAATGGCTAGCTGGCACATGAAATGCAAACTTGCTGCACTCGAAAGAGGAGTGCGCTCAATTGTATGGTGCGTGTCACAGTCATGTTCAAACTTACTTCGACTTCATCCATCGCTCAATAGTTTTATCCCGGTGCCTTCTATTCTCAAAGCTTTGTTAACCATCACATGCGATGACTTTACGAAGCATAAATCTCTTCTCATATCCCATAACAGTTGTTGAGACCTATATCAAAATTCTCGTTTCTTCGGAAGAGTATGAACTTCTCAAGAGGGTGAAAGTAAGATGAGGAAGGAAGGTGATGCATATATGTGTTTATATAGACGCTAACTGCGACAAGAAGATGTCATGGTAGATAATATTGTAGTACTTGGGTTGATGAGATGACATGAATACGCATTGGTGACGAGGGCCACACAGACAGGGACCATAAATCAAGCAGGCAGAACGAGAAATGCGCTCTTCATTCATGTTCTCCCAGAAAATAAGTTTTTCATGATTCGAAAGCAAAATGATGGTGAGGCGTTTGCAGCTCCACTCAGACGATGTAATTCCACATGTGTATACTAAATGTACCGCTTTCTACTTTCATTGATTGAGCAAAAAAGAGTTATAATTATATGATATGGCAAACATAACCTGTGGATGGCCTAAAGCACTCATGGTATGGCTATGAACGTGCATCCCCGAAGTCAAAGTAGAGCGTGCCTCGGAATCGGGGTTGAACTCTGAAGGGCATCGTCTCCGCTCACGCTGCCGCCCTGATGTTCGAACGTTCGTTCAGAATCGCCTTCGTGGTTCCCCCTCGGCGACCTCGCCCCAACCGACCCAGAACACCCGCCGTCACCGGCGCGCACCGTTCCCGAGTCCGATCGAGCTTCGTTCCAAGGCATCGCCCGTATAGCCGCCAAACCCTAACCCCAGCCCGCTCCCGCGGTCGCAAACTCGCAATGGGCATCGAAGACGGGCCGATCTCGCCGCGCTCCACCTCCAGGCGCCACCGCCGGCCGCCCGGCGACGACGCCTCCTCCCCGAAGCGCCAGAAGCGcagccatcatcgtcaccgccacCGCCACGGCCACGGGGACAGGGGAGACCAGGAGTCGGGCTCGCGGCCGCGGGTGTCGGGGGCGAGGCCGGGGGAGCGCGAGGTAGAGAATGGTGAGATAGTAGacgacgccaccgccgcctccagggGACCAGATGCCGACTTGGGCAAGGCGGGGTCGGTGTTCGGCCGTCTGGCACCTGCTCCGGTCTGTTCCGAACCCCCGCCCTTTGCGTTCCCGTTCGGTATAGGTTATTTTCGTTACCCTTTTCCATTGATCCATAATTAGTTGCTGATTTATCGTTTGAATTTTGCTGGAGCTAGTTGGCAGAGGATTTGCAGATCAACAGAATAAAATCTGGTTTTAACTTGAGAAGTCAAGCCTCTTAGTTTTGTTAGCTGTTAAGTGAAACTAAGTATTACATGGCAATCCATTAATAATTTATCAAAAGTTCTAGTGTTTACTTGGTTATTCAGAAGCACGTTTATTAACCACTGGCACAAAAAGCAGCAGCTATTGTTTAGCTCCCTCTGAGATAATATCAAGGACAGCTTACTCTGTTCTATGCTTTGCTGCACACAAcaaaaggaattaaagagtttcgtATCTCTGCCTTGAAGTAATTTTGTTCAAACAATCAAACACCCTGGGAAAAGCTAAAATAAgtattttaatttatttatttgTAATAATCAAAAACAAACATAAGCTTTTAAATATTATTCTTATAGGTTTCTGATGAAGGAACTATTCTTTGTTACCTATTTATTATATATTCTAATAACTGACAAGATTATTTGCATACTCTTGAGATGTAAGCTGTTTAACCATTACATAGATTTCACTTGATAAGTAGTGCAATAAACTGGGTCAAGCTTACTCACATAGAGCTGCAGGCTTTCCCACATAGTCTAGTGTTTCATGTTTTTCTGGTCATGTTTTTATTTTACAAAAAGGTGTTTCATGTTTTTCTGGTCATGTTTTTATTTTACAAAAAGGCTTTTAGTCATGCTTGCTTTTCTACTTTTTGGTGAATTCCTGAACTCACTTTGAAACTGATTTAACTGTAGGGATGTGATGACAAATTTGATGCAAACGAGAAGTGTAGAGAGGCCAACCACAAAAGAAAGAGATCTGAGGAAATCAAGGAAGAATCTTGCAAGTAAGGTTTCTCATATATGGTTAACTCATTCTCATGTTATATGTTCTAATTTATCTTTTAATTAATGTTGTGTGATGGTGTCAGGGAGGAAGATCAAGGTGACTTCGAAAACTTTGCAAAGCAAGAAGAAGATGATCTTAAAAAAACTAAGGAGGAAGCAAGAAAGAGGATGGATGCTATTCTGGAGAAGCACCGGCAACTCCAGTTTCAGAAGGAACACCAGGGACCTGTGCCTTGCCATGATAGTACAGGTAACCTGTTTTTATTAAAAACTGAACCATATTCTGTGTGACATATTCTTTTGTTATGTAAAAGTTAAGTTTAAACATATTTTAGTAACTGAGCTTCGTCATTGGCAGAAGTAACATCACTGGATAGAGATGCTGCTACCACTGAAGTAAAAGATGCCAATTCAGTCACTGTAATTGTTGATGAAAAATCCTACACTATGGGGAAGACTCCTCCTATCCAGCCTAACATTTCAATCAACTCggggatatctggtgatcaaaggacGGCATGTGTTTCAGGAGTTCAAGAGGGCATTCCCATGGTAATAAATCCTTTTGATGCAGTTGATTGTTCACTTACCATTTTCTCAGCTAGGGTTCTCACTTGACATCTTTGAAATTTTACAGGGTGAAAGATCTTCAGATATACTTTGCGATGATATTTTTGGAGTATCTCCTATTAGAGTTCAGAAATCGGTATGTTTTCTATTATTCTTCAACTGAACTATTATTTCTACTGAAATTTCTTACTTCAATGTTTTGCTATGTTCTTTTTGCTCAGAACAATCTTGGTAATCCACTGGCAGTTTTATCTTTTACTCTATTGGTAGGAAGCTCTCGGCAGTATATTATTTTCTGCACACCTATTGATTGTTGTGTTGTGTAGGGTAATCTAGAAGGTATGCATGTGAGAAAAAATTCGCTTCGTGACAACTGGGATGatgagcatggatattacagtAAGCTCTATCAATCTTTCCTTTCCATTTCATTGTCTACTTTTCAGTTACTCCTTTATAATTCAAGTTTTTTTGCATTTTATACAGAGTACCACTTAGGGGAAGTGCTAGATGGCCATTACAGAATTACAGCAGGCTCTGGGAAGGGAGTTTTCTCAACAGTTGTCCAGGCAAAGGATCTAAAAGCTGGGGAAAATGATCCTGAAGAAGTAGCTATCAAAATTATCTGCAATGAAAAAGAAAGGTAAGCTGAGTTCATTACAACTTCTTCCCTTTTGAGGTCATATATGCAATAGGGAAAATAACATTTGACCCTGTAAATTGCATTTTGATTGTACAGGTACAAATCTGGTAAGAGGGAGGTTTCTGTATTGGAAAAGTTGTCAAGTGCAGATTGTGAAGACAAACGACACTGTGTCCGGTTTATTTCTAGTCTCATGTATCGGGATCATCTCTGTTTAGTTCTTGAATCCCTTCATATGAATCTTCGTGAGGTTATAAAGAAATTTGGTCGTGATATAGGGCTGAAGCTTACTGCTGTAAGGACGTACTCAAAACAGCTTTTCATCGCGCTGAAGCACCTAAAGGATTGCAGTATCCTCCATTGTGATATTAAACCAGATAATATACTGGTATGTCCACTTTCCAAGTATCTTAATTATCTTCGGTAGAGCTTGTAGTTGCAGAACTTTTTTTAAGCTTTAAGAAAAACCTAAAAAATGACTTACAGACCAAATGGTTACCCCTTGTGTTAATTGTATGCTGGAATATACAAGTTTCTCTAGCTGCATCATTTTGTAGGTAAATGGGTCTAAAAACTTGTTGAAACTGTGTGATTTTGGTAGTGCTTTGCCTGCCGGAATAAATGATATCACACCAATTCTTGTGAGCCGCTTCTACCGAGCACCTGAGATAAGTAAGTTGTTTACTTGACGTGTACAATCATTTCATTAGATTTTCTTTAAGTTTATTTTTTTTACCTGCATGCTAACATAGTAATTTGTTATCCTCCTGCAGTTCTTGGATTGCCGTACGATCATTCATTGGATATGTGGTCAGTTGGCTGTTGCCTATATGAACTTTACACAGGAAAAATCTTATTTCCTGGGGGGACGAACAATGGCATGCTTTGGCTTCACATGCAATTGAAGGGTCCATTCCCTAAGAAGATGCTTCGAAAGGTGAGATATGATGATGATATATTAGTTCATACGATGTACTTATCTCTTCTGTGTATTCTAGTGAACAAAACAAAAATCTATTGTAGTTTTTGTGTTCATGTTCGTATTACCTAGTCTTCCCTCTAACAGAATTGAATGTTCCGAATTATACAGGGAGCCTTTACAACTCAACACTTCGACCAGGACCTTAATTTCCATGCCACTGATGAGaatctgatgaagaagaaggtatGCTGATTATTCCTTGATGAACTGATGATATACTGTGCTCTAGTGTTTTCTGAAAATTGAATCGACGCTTTTTTCTGGCAGGCGGTGAATAAATTGTGCATGAACGTTAAACCAAGTGGTGTTGGTCGCAAAATATCAAGCTTACCAGGCGAGGATCAGAAAATGCTGTCCAGGTTTAAAGATCTCCTGGAAAAAATGTTTGTGCTAGATCCACAGGAGAGGCTCACTGTGTCACAAGCGCTTAGCCATCCATTTATCACTGGCAAGTGAAATAAAGACAAACATACTTCTCACTTGTAACATATTGAGATTAGCTTCATTTTTCTGAACTAAATTACATGCCTAACCGACGTGCGGCTATGCCATTTCGTTGTTGAGGTTTTAGCTTTGAGATGTTTGATACCAGAACGAAGCATGGGAGAGATGGCTATATTGTCTTGAGCCACTCCTGTAATGGCAGGTGTATTTGGTAACTGTTATTATTATACTATATATTAGCCTCAAAGATGCAGGGTTTCTTGTGTTTCACACTGTTTGATAGTATAAGTGAAACAAAAACACGCAAAGTAATCTGTCGTATGAACAGATACATCTTGTTTGTCATCCATATTCAGTTACTTATGCGGAAGTTTCTTGAAATTGCACTTAATGTGAATGTGTTCGTTTTGTGATTAAGCCCTacttgtgtgcgtcaaatgcttgatgctccctttgttcctaaatataagcatttttttagagatttcaatatgaactacacatacggagcaaaatgagtgaatctacgctctgAAATaagtttatatacatccgtatgtagttcaatATTGttgaatctctaaaaggtcttatataaaatgagtgaatctacgctctaaaataaGTCTATATACTCACTCCGTTCGAAAAAACTTGTCTTAAGCTTGTCC from Triticum aestivum cultivar Chinese Spring chromosome 4A, IWGSC CS RefSeq v2.1, whole genome shotgun sequence harbors:
- the LOC123082366 gene encoding serine/threonine-protein kinase prp4 gives rise to the protein MFERSFRIAFVVPPRRPRPNRPRTPAVTGAHRSRVRSSFVPRHRPYSRQTLTPARSRGRKLAMGIEDGPISPRSTSRRHRRPPGDDASSPKRQKRSHHRHRHRHGHGDRGDQESGSRPRVSGARPGEREVENGEIVDDATAASRGPDADLGKAGSVFGRLAPAPGCDDKFDANEKCREANHKRKRSEEIKEESCKEEDQGDFENFAKQEEDDLKKTKEEARKRMDAILEKHRQLQFQKEHQGPVPCHDSTEVTSLDRDAATTEVKDANSVTVIVDEKSYTMGKTPPIQPNISINSGISGDQRTACVSGVQEGIPMGERSSDILCDDIFGVSPIRVQKSGNLEGMHVRKNSLRDNWDDEHGYYKYHLGEVLDGHYRITAGSGKGVFSTVVQAKDLKAGENDPEEVAIKIICNEKERYKSGKREVSVLEKLSSADCEDKRHCVRFISSLMYRDHLCLVLESLHMNLREVIKKFGRDIGLKLTAVRTYSKQLFIALKHLKDCSILHCDIKPDNILVNGSKNLLKLCDFGSALPAGINDITPILVSRFYRAPEIILGLPYDHSLDMWSVGCCLYELYTGKILFPGGTNNGMLWLHMQLKGPFPKKMLRKGAFTTQHFDQDLNFHATDENLMKKKAVNKLCMNVKPSGVGRKISSLPGEDQKMLSRFKDLLEKMFVLDPQERLTVSQALSHPFITGK